From Malaciobacter mytili LMG 24559:
CTTCAGTTATATTATCAACTACATTAGTAGCAAAGGAAAAAATAGTTGTATTTCACGCAGGAAGTTTAGCAGTTCCTTTTTCTCAAATTGAAAAAGAGTTTGAAAAACTATATCCTCAATATGATGTGCAAAGAGAAGCTAGTGGAAGCAGGGCAGCAGCAAGAAAAATTTCTGAAATAGGAAGAGCAGCAGATGTAATGGCAAGTGCAGATTATAAAGTAATTGATAATTTATTAATTCCAAATCATGCAAAATTTAATGCACTTTTTGCAACAAATGAAATGGCAATAGCTTATACACCAAATTCAAAATATGCAAATGAAATAAATTCAAAAAATTGGCCAGAGATTTTTTTAAAAGAGGGGGTAAAAGTAGGTCACTCTAATCCAAACTTAGACCCTTGTGGATATAGAAGTGTTATTGTTACAAAATTAGCTGAAGAGTTTTATAAAATACCTGATTTTTATAATAAATTATTAGGTTATGGTACTTCATATAAAGTTGGTGAAGAAAATAAAGATAAAGTTATTGTAAGGCCAAAAGAGACTGATCTTTTAGGTTTAATTGAAGCAAATGCTTATGATTATTTATTTATATATAAATCAGTTGCACAACAACATGGATTAAAATATATCTCTTTACCTAAAGAAGTTTCATTAGTTGATAATGAAAATATTGATTTTTATAAAAAAGCCTCTTTTGATATAGATGGTAAAGAACCAGGTACTTTTATTACTAAAAAAGGTGCACCAATGGTTTATGGTCTTACAATTGCTCAAAATAGTAAATCTCCTGCAAATAAACAAGGTGCTATAAAATTTGTAAATTTTATTTTATCTAGTAAGGGACAAGAAATTATGAAACAAAATGGGCAAGGGGTTATAAATCCTGCTATTTTTACAGGTGATTCATCAATTTTAGGTAAATAATGAGTTATTTAAAAATAGAAAATTTATCAAGTACAATAGATAATTTTGTACTTGATAATATAAATATTGAGATTGAAAAAAATGAATATTTTGTACTTTTAGGACAAAGTGGAAGTGGTAAAACAAGGCTTTTAGAAACCCTTGCAGGGTTAAATAATAGTAGTGGTAAAATCTATTATAATAATAAAGAAATCTCTTTATTATCTCCTGAAAATAGAGATATAGGTTTTGTATATCAGGATTTTGCACTATTTCCTAATTTAAATGTTGAACAAAATATAAAATTTTCTTCAAAGTATAAAAAAATAGAAAACTCTAAAGAACTTTTTAATGATTTAGTTGATTTTTTAAAATTAGAAAAATTGCTTAAAAGAGATATTGGAAATTTAAGTGGTGGAGAAAAACAAAGAGTTGCCATTGCAAGAGCACTTTTTTCAAAACCTAAAATTTTACTTTTAGATGAACCTTTAAGTGCAATTGATCCAACTTTTAGAAACTCTATAATGAAAAGTTTAAAAGATATACATAAACGATATAATTTAACAACTATTCATGTAACTCATAATTTTAGAGAAGCTTCATATTTAGCAGATAAAATAGCAATAATTATGAATGGTAAAATTCAACAAGTGGGTAAAAGTGAAGATGTTTTAAATCATCCTGCAAATATTGAAGTGGCAAAATTTTTAGGATTTAAAAATATTTTTCCTTCTTCTTTATTGGGTTTTTCTTCTTCTGGAAAATTCTTCTCCGTAAATCCAAATGTAATATATGTTTCAAATAAACAAATTTTAAATAAAGATTATACTTTTGAAGCAATACTTGATGATTGTATGGGTGTTGTAGATCATTATAAACTATTTGTAAGTGTTGAAACTCATCAATTTTTTATAAAAATATTAAAAAGAGAATATGAAGGGTGTTATTCAAATGGTGGAAATAAAGTCTTTATTGGTTTTGATAAAAAAGATATAGG
This genomic window contains:
- a CDS encoding ABC transporter ATP-binding protein; this translates as MSYLKIENLSSTIDNFVLDNINIEIEKNEYFVLLGQSGSGKTRLLETLAGLNNSSGKIYYNNKEISLLSPENRDIGFVYQDFALFPNLNVEQNIKFSSKYKKIENSKELFNDLVDFLKLEKLLKRDIGNLSGGEKQRVAIARALFSKPKILLLDEPLSAIDPTFRNSIMKSLKDIHKRYNLTTIHVTHNFREASYLADKIAIIMNGKIQQVGKSEDVLNHPANIEVAKFLGFKNIFPSSLLGFSSSGKFFSVNPNVIYVSNKQILNKDYTFEAILDDCMGVVDHYKLFVSVETHQFFIKILKREYEGCYSNGGNKVFIGFDKKDIGFI
- the wtpA gene encoding tungstate ABC transporter substrate-binding protein WtpA, giving the protein MKKFLLSTVVSSVILSTTLVAKEKIVVFHAGSLAVPFSQIEKEFEKLYPQYDVQREASGSRAAARKISEIGRAADVMASADYKVIDNLLIPNHAKFNALFATNEMAIAYTPNSKYANEINSKNWPEIFLKEGVKVGHSNPNLDPCGYRSVIVTKLAEEFYKIPDFYNKLLGYGTSYKVGEENKDKVIVRPKETDLLGLIEANAYDYLFIYKSVAQQHGLKYISLPKEVSLVDNENIDFYKKASFDIDGKEPGTFITKKGAPMVYGLTIAQNSKSPANKQGAIKFVNFILSSKGQEIMKQNGQGVINPAIFTGDSSILGK